A genomic stretch from Deltaproteobacteria bacterium includes:
- a CDS encoding rubrerythrin family protein codes for MSRTEKNLREAFAGESQANRRYLAFAKQADKEGLTQVARIFRAAAEAETVHAHAHLRVLGGVKDTTSNLKEAISGETYEFKTMYPAMIEDARAEGNKAAERTFTFANEVEKVHAALFEKALEKMGALEVKDVYVCATCGYTVEGAPPERCPVCGANSKAFFRVD; via the coding sequence ATGTCCAGGACCGAAAAAAATCTCCGCGAGGCCTTTGCCGGGGAGTCACAGGCGAACCGCAGGTATCTTGCCTTTGCAAAACAGGCAGACAAAGAGGGTCTCACCCAGGTCGCCCGCATCTTTCGGGCCGCTGCCGAGGCCGAGACCGTGCATGCCCACGCCCATCTGAGGGTACTGGGCGGTGTGAAGGACACGACATCAAACCTCAAGGAGGCCATCTCCGGCGAGACATACGAGTTCAAGACGATGTATCCGGCCATGATCGAGGATGCCCGGGCCGAGGGAAACAAGGCCGCAGAGCGGACCTTCACCTTTGCAAACGAGGTGGAGAAGGTCCATGCCGCCCTTTTCGAAAAGGCCTTAGAGAAAATGGGGGCCCTCGAGGTAAAGGACGTCTATGTCTGTGCGACCTGCGGCTACACCGTAGAAGGGGCCCCGCCCGAGAGATGCCCTGTCTGCGGGGCAAACAGCAAGGCCTTTTTCAGGGTCGATTAA
- a CDS encoding MlaE family lipid ABC transporter permease subunit, with protein sequence MTVVLQGDWILSRVRELEDAFGSPEIPPNGRVTLDAAGVTSLDTAGAWLLVRIIRDLESRGASVTLARLAGEQAALFELVSGTKDLGIPPEQGKRMGLFEAVGKNAVSRIVTAASILSFVGDTFLSVLRLLSTPSRIPFRAVAANIQRTGLDAVPIVGLLSFLMGFVIAYQGGVLLQIYGAQIFAADLVVLSILREIGPLITAIIAAGRSGSAFTAQIGTMKVTEEIDAMRSMGLSPLDRLVLPKIAALVISLPLLTVLSDAVGIAGGIFMADVMFGIGPAAFIERATESASLSTFLLGLVKTPVFAGLIAVVGCYQGLLVTGSAESVGRRTTVSVVQSIFLVIVTDAAFSVVFSKLGI encoded by the coding sequence ATGACCGTCGTCCTCCAGGGGGACTGGATCCTCTCTCGGGTCAGGGAGCTGGAAGATGCGTTCGGCTCGCCGGAGATCCCCCCAAACGGACGCGTCACCCTGGATGCCGCCGGGGTGACTTCCCTTGATACGGCAGGGGCATGGCTCCTCGTGAGGATCATCCGCGACCTCGAATCTCGGGGGGCCTCCGTGACCCTTGCGAGGCTTGCCGGAGAACAGGCGGCCCTTTTCGAACTCGTCTCAGGCACGAAGGACCTGGGCATACCGCCGGAACAAGGGAAAAGGATGGGCCTTTTCGAGGCGGTCGGGAAAAACGCCGTCTCCAGGATCGTCACGGCCGCATCCATCCTCTCGTTTGTCGGAGACACCTTCCTCTCCGTCCTCCGGCTCCTCTCAACCCCCAGCCGAATCCCATTTCGGGCGGTTGCTGCCAACATACAGCGTACCGGCCTGGATGCCGTACCCATCGTGGGGCTCCTCTCCTTTCTCATGGGATTCGTGATCGCCTACCAGGGCGGGGTCCTCCTTCAGATCTACGGGGCCCAGATCTTCGCAGCCGATCTCGTGGTCCTCTCTATCCTTCGGGAGATCGGGCCCCTCATCACGGCCATCATCGCCGCAGGCAGAAGTGGTTCCGCATTCACGGCCCAGATCGGGACCATGAAGGTCACGGAGGAGATCGACGCCATGAGGAGCATGGGGCTCTCCCCCCTGGATCGGCTCGTCCTTCCCAAGATCGCCGCACTCGTGATCTCCCTTCCGCTCCTGACGGTCCTCTCTGACGCAGTGGGAATCGCCGGGGGGATCTTCATGGCCGACGTCATGTTCGGCATCGGGCCCGCCGCCTTCATCGAACGGGCGACTGAAAGCGCCTCCCTCTCTACCTTTCTCCTCGGCCTCGTCAAGACACCGGTCTTCGCCGGGCTCATCGCGGTCGTAGGCTGTTACCAGGGCCTCCTCGTCACCGGAAGCGCAGAAAGCGTGGGCCGCCGGACCACGGTGAGCGTCGTCCAGTCCATCTTCCTCGTCATCGTGACGGACGCGGCATTCTCCGTGGTCTTCAGCAAACTCGGTATATAG
- a CDS encoding ABC transporter ATP-binding protein, translated as MAENVIEITGLHTRFGRQVIHEDLDLEVRKGEILAIVGGSGTGKSTLLREMIGLTRPAQGTISVLGRTITGVPEKGLSWLRKRTGVLFQGGALFSSLTVLENTALPLVEHTDLDPVFIRELALVKVLLAGLTPEAAGLFPSELSGGMRKRAGLARAIALDPELLFLDEPTSGLDPVSADAFDDLILRLRASLGFTVVMVTHDLDSLLKTADRVAILGDRRILAVGPLSQVASVDHPFIQEFFHGPRGRTVQ; from the coding sequence ATGGCGGAAAACGTCATCGAAATCACCGGCCTCCACACCCGTTTCGGGCGTCAGGTCATCCACGAGGACCTGGACCTCGAGGTCAGGAAGGGCGAGATCCTTGCCATCGTCGGGGGGAGCGGGACCGGGAAATCGACCCTCCTTCGGGAGATGATCGGCCTCACACGCCCGGCACAGGGAACGATTTCGGTCCTCGGAAGAACGATCACCGGGGTCCCTGAAAAGGGACTTTCCTGGCTCAGGAAAAGGACCGGCGTCCTCTTTCAGGGCGGGGCCCTCTTCAGCTCCCTCACCGTCCTCGAAAACACCGCCCTGCCTCTGGTCGAACACACGGATCTCGATCCCGTCTTCATCCGGGAACTCGCCCTTGTGAAGGTCCTCCTCGCCGGGCTCACCCCCGAGGCCGCAGGGCTCTTTCCGAGCGAGCTCAGCGGCGGGATGCGAAAACGGGCCGGTCTCGCCCGTGCCATCGCCCTCGACCCCGAACTCCTCTTTCTTGACGAACCCACCTCAGGGCTCGACCCCGTGAGCGCGGACGCCTTTGACGACCTCATCCTTCGACTGCGCGCCTCCCTCGGGTTCACGGTGGTCATGGTCACCCACGACCTCGACTCCCTGTTGAAGACGGCAGACCGGGTGGCTATCCTGGGCGACAGACGCATCCTCGCTGTCGGGCCCCTTTCGCAAGTGGCATCGGTCGATCACCCATTCATTCAGGAATTCTTCCACGGCCCCAGGGGGAGAACGGTCCAGTGA
- a CDS encoding MlaD family protein, with the protein METRVSYTLVGIFVVTLITAFIGGVLWLTTGGRGASADRYLVYITESVSGLTPDALVKFRGVTVGNVRDISIPPDRPNTVRLLLEVKKGTPILQGTVATLEYQGLTGLAFVNLEGGKPGAPPIAASPGEEYPVIESRPSLVTRLGEKLEDPLEYVIETTRRLTELLSEENIKAFSGLVQNLESLSSSLTALTGELEKGISSFAAAMEETKKASQGLPALVASTERTVTNIEGMAREFTATGAQAGGAVSDAGREISFQAATLTPELVMLISDIRETNRHLKALTEELSREPASILYGKAPPRPGPGE; encoded by the coding sequence ATGGAAACACGGGTCAGCTATACACTAGTCGGGATCTTTGTGGTGACGCTCATCACCGCCTTCATCGGAGGCGTCCTCTGGCTCACGACAGGAGGACGCGGCGCGTCGGCGGACCGCTACCTGGTCTACATCACGGAATCCGTAAGCGGCCTCACCCCTGACGCCCTGGTCAAATTTCGAGGGGTGACGGTGGGTAACGTCCGGGACATCTCCATCCCCCCCGACCGCCCGAATACGGTCCGCCTCCTCCTCGAGGTGAAAAAGGGGACGCCCATCCTCCAGGGAACCGTTGCAACCCTTGAATATCAGGGGCTAACCGGGCTCGCCTTCGTGAATCTGGAGGGGGGAAAACCCGGCGCGCCTCCCATTGCGGCCAGCCCAGGCGAGGAATATCCGGTCATCGAAAGCAGGCCGTCCCTTGTCACCCGCCTTGGAGAAAAACTCGAGGATCCGCTGGAATATGTGATAGAAACCACCCGCAGGCTCACAGAGCTCCTGAGCGAGGAAAACATCAAGGCCTTTTCCGGGCTTGTACAAAACCTTGAAAGTCTCAGTTCGTCCCTCACTGCCCTGACAGGAGAGCTGGAAAAAGGCATCTCGAGCTTTGCCGCCGCCATGGAAGAGACGAAAAAGGCCAGCCAGGGGCTCCCTGCTCTCGTGGCCTCCACGGAACGAACCGTGACAAACATAGAAGGGATGGCGCGAGAATTCACCGCAACAGGGGCGCAAGCAGGCGGGGCGGTCTCTGATGCGGGCCGAGAGATATCGTTTCAGGCCGCAACCCTCACGCCGGAACTGGTCATGCTCATCTCGGACATCCGTGAAACGAACCGACACCTGAAGGCCCTCACAGAGGAACTCTCCCGGGAGCCCGCGTCCATCCTTTACGGGAAGGCCCCGCCACGACCAGGGCCTGGAGAGTGA
- a CDS encoding ABC-type transport auxiliary lipoprotein family protein — MARIPAHVLLLAIACAWLTAACTPFHRPPSPPPTAAYLLDGKTESSSRIPTPAANGPVVTVPRTRSAPGLDTDLMAYVTEPHRLDHFAYHRWARKPADMFHRALTRSLAESGAFSAVLDGSSPARADLLLETDSFSLIQFFEKGASRIEMEINARIVDLTDRSVRAERTFHVSEPTHQPDPVSGVEAANRALSRILEEMTDWIGWVITAGENAGP, encoded by the coding sequence ATGGCCCGTATCCCAGCCCACGTCCTCCTGCTCGCCATTGCGTGCGCGTGGCTTACCGCGGCCTGCACGCCGTTTCACCGCCCTCCGTCCCCTCCCCCGACTGCGGCCTATCTCCTCGATGGGAAGACCGAATCGAGTTCCCGAATTCCAACGCCGGCTGCGAACGGGCCTGTCGTCACCGTCCCCCGGACACGTTCCGCGCCTGGCCTCGACACGGACCTCATGGCCTACGTCACGGAACCGCATCGTCTCGACCACTTTGCCTATCACCGCTGGGCCAGAAAACCAGCGGACATGTTCCACCGGGCCCTCACAAGATCCCTTGCGGAATCCGGGGCATTTTCGGCCGTCCTTGACGGGTCATCTCCGGCCCGAGCGGATCTGCTCCTGGAGACCGACTCCTTCTCCCTGATCCAGTTCTTCGAAAAAGGGGCAAGCCGCATAGAAATGGAGATAAACGCGCGCATCGTAGACCTCACCGACCGGTCGGTCCGTGCGGAAAGGACCTTCCATGTATCCGAACCGACTCACCAGCCCGACCCGGTCTCCGGGGTTGAGGCCGCCAACCGCGCCTTGTCGAGGATCCTTGAGGAGATGACAGACTGGATCGGCTGGGTCATTACCGCAGGGGAAAACGCCGGTCCCTGA